Proteins co-encoded in one Candidatus Nitrosocosmicus arcticus genomic window:
- a CDS encoding cupredoxin domain-containing protein gives MTDWDLLMPGAGLTAVGAIGVAVALSGIAKTFMDGMHAVSILLMFFGLIFLSAGLFKDGFPTSKKSKTAVAIILILFITAGIIGALQVSTKVPSIFSFVAIILTISIPSLIIIIASYRRAAHLLKIAAACVVVMIIGSGLIISTAWLAAPATATSEDENTGADSQNSTIPKVVNTTIVSATIPAGASGQGNPAYEPAIIEAKKGEAIEWTNLDNVPHTVTSFADDGKSFDSSLIMTDKKYVLDTSALTESKYDYFCTLHPFMKASITLS, from the coding sequence ATGACAGACTGGGACTTGCTCATGCCAGGCGCTGGTTTAACAGCTGTTGGTGCTATTGGAGTAGCCGTAGCTCTTTCTGGAATCGCTAAAACCTTTATGGATGGGATGCACGCCGTTTCAATCTTATTAATGTTCTTTGGATTAATATTTTTGAGTGCTGGGCTCTTTAAGGATGGTTTTCCTACCTCAAAAAAATCAAAAACTGCAGTAGCCATAATATTGATTCTATTTATAACTGCTGGAATCATCGGGGCTTTGCAAGTCAGTACCAAGGTTCCTTCAATATTTTCATTTGTCGCCATTATTCTTACAATAAGTATTCCATCACTAATAATAATAATCGCTTCTTATAGAAGAGCTGCTCATTTATTGAAAATAGCTGCCGCATGCGTAGTTGTTATGATAATAGGATCTGGACTGATAATATCTACTGCATGGCTGGCCGCACCAGCTACTGCTACATCAGAGGATGAAAATACGGGAGCCGACTCTCAAAACTCAACTATACCCAAAGTGGTTAATACTACAATTGTTTCTGCCACTATCCCTGCAGGTGCCTCGGGTCAGGGAAATCCAGCCTATGAACCCGCAATAATTGAAGCAAAAAAAGGCGAAGCTATAGAATGGACTAATTTAGACAATGTTCCACATACAGTGACTAGTTTCGCTGATGATGGCAAATCCTTTGATTCATCATTGATAATGACCGATAAGAAATACGTCCTTGATACGTCAGCTCTAACCGAATCAAAGTACGATTACTTTTGTACTTTACATCCTTTCATGAAAGCCTCAATTACCTTGAGTTAG
- a CDS encoding transcription elongation factor NusA: MVLKTPICAFDAKTGILCNLCESKLESGQITQSDVESSIVLTRLAQKNSNINKMTLISAKDIENEHILILRSSDIRLIRSNNDLSDIINKSFQKDIWIIESDSNDRRFLDNLFHPLKLESMNFVWLPDGSKSTRVVLKNNSKGVDEKRLETIKKISMAVRQIDLIIEFD, from the coding sequence GTGGTACTGAAAACCCCAATTTGTGCTTTTGATGCTAAAACAGGTATTTTGTGTAACTTATGTGAAAGCAAACTTGAGTCAGGCCAGATCACTCAGTCGGATGTTGAGAGCTCAATAGTTCTTACAAGACTAGCTCAAAAAAATTCGAACATAAATAAAATGACGTTAATTTCGGCAAAAGATATTGAAAATGAACATATACTAATCCTAAGGAGTTCTGATATTAGGCTAATCCGTTCAAACAACGATCTTAGTGATATCATAAATAAATCATTCCAGAAAGATATTTGGATAATTGAATCTGATTCTAATGATCGAAGATTTCTAGATAATCTATTTCATCCTTTAAAGTTAGAAAGTATGAATTTTGTCTGGTTACCTGATGGGAGTAAGTCAACAAGGGTTGTATTGAAAAACAATTCTAAAGGAGTAGATGAAAAGAGGTTGGAAACTATTAAAAAGATATCCATGGCAGTCAGACAAATCGATCTCATAATTGAGTTTGATTGA
- a CDS encoding HNH endonuclease yields MSFFGNASGNNSKKRDKYKELTLAIKQIVLERSKYRCQECSKKLSGTNQPNFIHINGSKKDNKPENLRAVCPECYEGNAPKNNGNMFSSIKKIFSKP; encoded by the coding sequence TTGTCTTTCTTTGGAAATGCATCAGGTAATAATAGTAAGAAACGTGACAAGTACAAAGAATTAACACTTGCGATAAAGCAAATTGTACTTGAAAGGTCAAAGTATAGGTGTCAGGAATGTTCAAAGAAATTATCTGGAACAAATCAACCCAATTTTATCCATATAAATGGATCAAAAAAGGATAACAAACCAGAAAACTTACGAGCTGTTTGTCCTGAATGTTATGAAGGTAATGCACCGAAGAACAACGGAAATATGTTCTCTTCAATCAAAAAAATATTTTCAAAACCATAG
- a CDS encoding Mov34/MPN/PAD-1 family protein has protein sequence MNQLTITLRVSQLLTLDQTADRSNPHESCALLLGKRRENVYDVEEVIPVSNKYSSEVSFAMDENELLKIYKYAELSNTSVVGIFHSHPSKPFPSDTDKTFMEINPVPWIIKSTITDEMRCFIFSDVLKGKIDGIEEIKMIVVKD, from the coding sequence TTGAACCAACTAACTATAACGCTCAGAGTTAGTCAACTATTAACATTAGATCAGACTGCCGATAGGAGTAATCCACATGAGTCGTGCGCGCTGCTTCTTGGCAAGAGGAGAGAGAACGTCTATGATGTCGAGGAGGTAATCCCCGTGAGTAACAAGTATTCATCTGAAGTCAGCTTTGCGATGGATGAAAATGAATTATTGAAAATTTACAAATATGCGGAATTATCAAACACTTCGGTCGTAGGGATATTTCATTCACATCCTTCCAAACCTTTCCCATCAGATACCGACAAGACTTTCATGGAGATTAATCCAGTACCATGGATAATCAAATCCACAATAACTGATGAGATGAGATGTTTCATTTTCAGTGATGTATTAAAAGGAAAAATTGACGGTATCGAAGAAATTAAGATGATTGTTGTCAAGGACTAA
- a CDS encoding ABC transporter ATP-binding protein → MNQRNKINGNNPDKSVTGALVVNDLSIVYKTRSGVLKAVDKISFKIKDTQGIGIIGESGSGKSTLGYGLMRSLAENGSVVSGSFIFEDQDILNISEKDFNEKYRWKKISMVFQGSMNSLDPVFTIEDQMKEILSSHRKKISSKDRISIIRAALTDVGLNPDFVSRKYPHELSGGMKQRIVIANALLLGPRILIADEPTTALDVVIQSQVLRLLKKLREEKNMKIIVITHDMSLIPNLVDRVIIMYAGQAVEISDVKTVFEKPLHPYTQALIQSIPNIRSSEKSIKFIKGDPPNLSEIGEGCRFIDRCPHAFEDCKNDPPDILIGNNLVKCWLYKK, encoded by the coding sequence ATGAATCAGAGAAACAAAATCAATGGAAACAATCCTGATAAGAGTGTAACCGGAGCATTAGTAGTCAATGATCTCTCTATAGTTTATAAAACCAGATCAGGAGTTTTGAAGGCCGTAGATAAAATTTCGTTCAAGATCAAGGATACCCAAGGTATCGGCATAATAGGGGAATCGGGATCAGGAAAGAGTACACTAGGTTACGGACTCATGAGATCATTGGCAGAAAACGGGTCAGTTGTATCAGGAAGTTTCATCTTTGAGGATCAAGATATTTTGAATATCTCAGAAAAGGATTTCAATGAGAAATACAGATGGAAGAAAATATCTATGGTGTTTCAAGGTTCAATGAACAGTCTTGATCCGGTGTTTACCATAGAGGATCAGATGAAGGAAATTTTATCATCTCATAGGAAAAAAATATCTAGTAAAGATCGTATTTCAATCATCAGAGCTGCTCTTACTGATGTAGGATTGAATCCGGACTTTGTTTCTAGAAAATACCCACATGAATTGAGTGGAGGAATGAAGCAACGCATAGTAATAGCCAATGCTTTATTGCTGGGGCCCAGAATTCTAATCGCAGACGAACCAACAACAGCATTAGATGTAGTGATTCAGTCACAAGTTTTGAGGTTATTAAAAAAACTGAGAGAGGAAAAAAACATGAAAATAATAGTCATAACTCATGATATGTCACTGATTCCAAATTTAGTAGATAGAGTAATCATAATGTATGCAGGGCAAGCTGTTGAAATATCAGATGTCAAAACAGTGTTTGAAAAACCTTTGCACCCATATACCCAAGCCCTCATTCAATCAATACCTAACATAAGATCCTCAGAGAAATCCATCAAATTCATAAAAGGAGATCCACCAAATTTATCAGAAATAGGAGAAGGTTGCCGGTTTATAGATAGATGTCCCCATGCATTTGAAGATTGCAAAAACGATCCACCTGATATTCTAATTGGTAATAATTTGGTGAAGTGCTGGTTGTATAAAAAATAA
- the erpA gene encoding iron-sulfur cluster insertion protein ErpA, with translation MASVQQSKIIDVTAKAAEKVTEFMKQEGKDNLYLRVYVTGGGCSGLSYGMGFEENPDEDDVILEQNKVKILVDNYSQKYLKGAVVDYIESLMGSGFKISNPNVTKSCSCGHSFSTE, from the coding sequence ATGGCAAGTGTACAACAATCTAAAATTATTGATGTTACAGCAAAGGCTGCAGAAAAGGTTACAGAATTTATGAAACAAGAAGGAAAAGATAATCTCTATTTGAGAGTCTATGTCACTGGCGGTGGATGTTCTGGATTATCCTATGGAATGGGGTTTGAAGAAAATCCAGATGAAGATGATGTGATACTGGAACAAAACAAAGTTAAAATTTTAGTAGATAATTATAGTCAAAAATACTTAAAGGGAGCGGTAGTCGATTACATTGAAAGCTTGATGGGATCAGGGTTTAAGATATCTAACCCAAACGTTACAAAGAGCTGCTCATGTGGTCACTCATTTTCTACTGAGTAA
- the sufU gene encoding Fe-S cluster assembly sulfur transfer protein SufU, with amino-acid sequence MSEDIYREMILDHYRNPRNKGKIEDPDIRINDSNPLCGDEISIDLKVEGDIIKDIKFDGRGCAISQASASMLTEMVSNKPLTTIKDITKDDVLENIGLTNLGPARIKCALLSLKVLKLGMVKYYVDRDPSSAAQMKDESKVF; translated from the coding sequence ATGAGTGAAGATATTTACAGGGAAATGATACTCGACCACTATAGGAATCCACGAAATAAGGGAAAGATCGAGGATCCGGATATAAGAATAAATGATAGTAATCCACTGTGTGGTGATGAGATTTCAATTGATCTGAAAGTTGAAGGTGATATAATTAAAGACATCAAGTTTGATGGGAGGGGATGTGCTATTAGCCAGGCTAGTGCCTCGATGTTGACTGAAATGGTTTCAAATAAACCACTAACAACAATAAAAGATATCACAAAAGACGACGTACTCGAAAATATTGGTCTGACAAATTTGGGCCCTGCTAGAATAAAGTGTGCTTTACTTTCCTTGAAAGTTTTAAAACTAGGAATGGTAAAATATTATGTTGATAGGGATCCATCATCAGCTGCTCAGATGAAAGATGAATCAAAAGTCTTTTAA
- a CDS encoding cysteine desulfurase codes for MQALLDVRKIRQDFPILSRRLNDGKRLVYLDNAATTQKPKEVIDTICRYYSEYNSNIHRAVYQIAEEATEEYEGARENVRKFINAKYQEEIIFTRNTTESINLVSYSWGNANIKKGNTILLTEYEHHSNIVPWQILCKSRGAKIKYLEVDEDGYLDLEALEELLSRKGDGKIKLVSLSEMSNVLGTIFPAREIIKIAHEKNIPVVLDGAQSVPHLKTDVQQTGCDFLAFSAHKMLGPTGVGVLYVKKAILEQMKPFISGGDMIKEVHKENTIFNDLPYRFEGGTPNIADVIGFSSAIKYLNRIGMDNVRDHELEMTAYLLSRIQEIKNIKVYGPKIAKDRGGLVSFNIEGIHPHDCATILNDFGIAIRSGHHCAQVLMEKLDIVASSRASLYIYNTKEEIDILIDALNHARRIFNI; via the coding sequence ATGCAAGCCCTTTTAGACGTTCGTAAGATAAGACAGGATTTTCCCATTTTAAGTAGACGGCTAAATGATGGAAAAAGGTTGGTATATCTTGATAATGCTGCAACTACTCAAAAGCCCAAAGAAGTTATAGATACAATTTGTAGATATTATTCAGAGTATAATTCCAATATTCATAGAGCAGTTTATCAAATTGCTGAAGAAGCTACGGAGGAATATGAAGGAGCAAGGGAGAACGTGAGAAAATTCATAAATGCAAAATACCAAGAAGAAATTATTTTTACGAGAAACACCACCGAGTCGATCAATCTAGTATCTTACTCATGGGGAAATGCCAACATTAAGAAGGGAAATACAATACTTTTGACCGAATACGAACACCATAGTAATATCGTTCCTTGGCAGATTCTATGCAAAAGTAGAGGAGCAAAAATCAAATACTTGGAGGTCGATGAGGATGGATATCTGGACCTAGAGGCATTGGAGGAACTTTTGTCAAGGAAAGGTGATGGGAAAATTAAGTTGGTATCTCTTAGTGAAATGTCAAACGTATTAGGGACTATATTTCCAGCCAGGGAAATTATCAAAATCGCGCATGAAAAAAACATCCCTGTTGTTTTGGATGGTGCCCAGTCCGTTCCACATTTGAAAACGGATGTCCAACAAACAGGATGTGATTTTTTAGCATTTTCGGCTCATAAAATGCTTGGCCCTACAGGCGTTGGAGTGTTGTACGTCAAAAAAGCAATATTAGAGCAGATGAAGCCATTTATTTCTGGTGGCGATATGATAAAAGAGGTACATAAAGAAAACACGATATTTAATGATCTGCCTTACAGATTTGAAGGTGGAACGCCAAATATTGCTGATGTAATCGGCTTTAGCTCTGCAATAAAGTATCTCAATAGGATAGGGATGGATAATGTTCGTGATCATGAATTAGAAATGACCGCCTATCTTCTAAGCCGCATTCAAGAAATAAAAAATATTAAAGTGTATGGCCCCAAAATTGCAAAAGATAGAGGAGGCCTTGTCTCATTTAACATCGAAGGAATTCACCCCCATGATTGCGCCACAATATTAAATGATTTTGGCATAGCCATTAGGTCAGGACATCATTGTGCCCAGGTGCTGATGGAAAAACTCGACATTGTAGCTTCGTCTAGAGCTAGTCTATATATTTATAATACTAAAGAGGAAATTGATATATTAATAGATGCTTTAAATCATGCTAGGAGGATATTCAATATATGA
- a CDS encoding Glu/Leu/Phe/Val family dehydrogenase, which produces MTSNTNEYASTNNPYQMALKQLQETAKIINLDEGIHKILAKPKRILTVSLPVKMDDGRIEVFTGFRSQHNDARGPFKGGIRYHPQVTIEEVMALSMWMTWKCAIVGIPLGGGKGGIICNPKKMSNSELERMTRRYAYAISDIIGPYTDIPAPDVYTGGQEMAWIMDTYSTLKGNHGEPAVITGKPLSIGGSLGRTEATGRGLSFTVREAAKRQNIDMNGATVVVQGFGNAGQYAAQLVEEQGAKIIAVSDTQGAIINKNGFSAHELIKFKLENKSIRGFPGSTEISNDELLTTECTILIPAALENQITKDNASRIKTKIVAEAANGPTTPEADKIFYENNILVIPDVLANSGGVTVSYFEWLQNLRREYWSEAEVNERLDVIMTRAFGEVYEAHQRYSTNMRTASIALAVNRVAEAIKLRGIWP; this is translated from the coding sequence ATGACAAGTAATACTAACGAATATGCATCGACTAATAATCCCTATCAAATGGCTTTGAAGCAGCTTCAAGAAACTGCAAAAATTATCAATTTAGATGAAGGTATCCACAAGATACTTGCTAAACCAAAGAGAATCTTAACCGTATCTCTACCTGTCAAAATGGACGACGGGAGGATAGAAGTTTTTACTGGGTTCCGCTCTCAACACAATGATGCAAGGGGTCCTTTTAAAGGTGGGATCAGATATCATCCTCAAGTAACCATAGAGGAAGTAATGGCACTTTCTATGTGGATGACATGGAAATGTGCTATAGTAGGGATCCCGCTTGGCGGGGGTAAAGGAGGCATTATTTGCAATCCAAAGAAAATGTCAAACTCAGAGCTAGAAAGGATGACAAGAAGATATGCGTATGCTATATCCGACATTATTGGACCGTACACCGACATTCCGGCACCAGATGTATACACTGGGGGTCAAGAAATGGCATGGATTATGGATACCTACTCTACCCTCAAGGGCAATCATGGAGAACCTGCAGTAATTACTGGGAAACCACTCTCTATAGGCGGATCATTGGGTAGAACTGAAGCTACTGGAAGAGGACTATCTTTTACGGTAAGAGAGGCTGCCAAAAGACAAAATATCGATATGAATGGGGCAACAGTAGTCGTTCAAGGGTTTGGTAATGCAGGACAGTATGCAGCTCAATTGGTTGAAGAGCAGGGGGCGAAAATTATAGCTGTTTCTGATACGCAGGGAGCCATAATCAACAAGAATGGATTTAGTGCTCACGAATTAATTAAATTTAAGTTAGAAAATAAATCGATCCGTGGCTTCCCTGGGTCGACTGAAATAAGTAATGATGAATTATTAACCACAGAATGTACTATTTTGATCCCAGCCGCACTTGAGAATCAGATTACGAAGGACAACGCATCTAGAATTAAGACTAAAATTGTTGCTGAAGCTGCAAATGGTCCAACTACCCCCGAAGCTGATAAAATTTTTTATGAAAATAATATTTTGGTTATCCCAGATGTACTTGCTAATAGTGGTGGAGTGACAGTATCATATTTTGAATGGCTCCAAAATCTGAGGAGAGAATATTGGTCTGAAGCTGAAGTAAATGAGAGATTAGATGTAATAATGACAAGAGCATTTGGCGAGGTATATGAAGCGCATCAAAGATATAGCACAAACATGCGTACTGCAAGTATTGCCTTGGCAGTCAATAGAGTAGCTGAAGCCATAAAGTTAAGGGGAATTTGGCCCTAA
- a CDS encoding DUF3892 domain-containing protein translates to MTELLITCVKKNAQGIIVQVGIDGNIFDVKTIAEKIWSRENTYFTIANGIRVRVFALRHTSTNEPYLTTTTNVKLPNNLKYLSKC, encoded by the coding sequence ATGACCGAATTACTCATAACCTGTGTAAAAAAAAACGCACAAGGGATCATAGTGCAAGTAGGAATTGATGGAAATATTTTTGATGTTAAAACTATTGCCGAAAAGATATGGTCCCGAGAGAACACGTATTTTACTATAGCAAATGGGATTAGGGTAAGGGTATTTGCACTTAGACACACCTCTACTAATGAACCTTATCTTACTACCACTACTAATGTCAAACTGCCCAATAATCTTAAATATTTGTCAAAATGCTAA
- a CDS encoding phosphatase PAP2 family protein, with protein MSVLAVTGITGNLDKIVTKFISQIRSQILDTTFIIITTTSDTINLIIVGFILTILKRTRRFGMILLITLVSVTILVTYIKPLFAIEHPSVDFKPLVILPDKFTLERDSFMPFAQDYSYPSNHIASAAAFSFIVGGLSYRNSPRFAIAFLIFFPVLIGFTKLYLFQHNFIDLVGGYFFGLVIVTIIVKALKANEEQRINIVDSNQRD; from the coding sequence ATGAGCGTTCTTGCAGTCACAGGGATAACGGGTAATTTAGACAAAATAGTAACAAAATTTATTAGTCAAATAAGAAGCCAAATATTAGATACAACATTTATTATCATAACTACCACATCAGATACTATTAATTTAATAATTGTAGGTTTTATTCTTACAATTTTAAAGAGAACTAGAAGGTTTGGAATGATTTTGTTGATTACTTTGGTTTCCGTTACCATTCTAGTAACTTATATCAAACCCTTGTTTGCAATTGAGCACCCAAGTGTCGATTTTAAACCATTAGTAATATTACCAGATAAATTTACTCTCGAACGGGATAGTTTTATGCCTTTTGCCCAGGACTACTCATACCCCTCCAACCACATCGCTTCGGCAGCCGCTTTCAGTTTTATTGTGGGCGGATTGTCCTATAGAAATTCGCCTAGGTTCGCAATAGCATTTCTAATATTTTTCCCAGTGCTAATAGGTTTCACGAAACTGTATCTTTTTCAACACAACTTTATAGATTTGGTAGGGGGGTATTTTTTTGGTTTGGTAATAGTTACGATAATAGTAAAGGCCCTAAAAGCCAACGAGGAGCAAAGAATTAACATTGTAGACTCGAACCAAAGGGATTAA
- the aspS gene encoding aspartate--tRNA(Asn) ligase: protein MISFIMTPSAQKETNSNTRTHFTSQLQELPIGSEVKVAGWIEDFRDIGKLGFILLRDVTGLVQTVLVGENLQKAKSIPRQSNILITGVVQGTKSKNFPIEIKVTEIFVFSHASLSLPVDPTGRVESNLDTRLDSRALDLRNPKISNIFILRSNILRIIRDFFSENKFIEVNTPKIIGSASEGGSNLFSFNYFKRKGFLAQSPQLYKEQLVLSLDRVFEIAPYFRAENSHTLRHLNEFLSVDLEAAYLDYYDIMNLMEELIKKILVYMRDSNYFDNENPLFKENSLNDLISIPFPKISYDKCLDELTSVGEKVTFGDDLSDSSLRKLGEKFDKFYFIVDWPLNLKPFYIHEKESNPALSKSFDLQFGHLELVSGGTRQHDVSKLKSRLAEQGLSAENFKDHLRVFEWGMPPHSGSGLGFDRLMMVLLGLNNIREAVLYPRDTSRISP, encoded by the coding sequence TTGATTTCATTTATTATGACTCCATCAGCTCAGAAAGAAACAAACAGCAATACTAGAACTCACTTCACCTCTCAATTGCAAGAGTTGCCAATAGGTTCCGAAGTTAAGGTTGCAGGGTGGATTGAAGATTTCAGGGATATCGGTAAACTTGGATTCATATTGCTTAGAGATGTAACCGGGTTGGTTCAAACCGTTTTGGTAGGGGAGAATTTACAAAAAGCTAAATCTATTCCTAGACAAAGTAATATTTTAATTACTGGGGTAGTGCAGGGTACAAAATCTAAGAATTTTCCAATCGAGATTAAGGTCACGGAAATTTTTGTTTTCTCACACGCTTCTCTCTCTCTACCTGTCGATCCAACTGGCAGGGTTGAATCAAATTTGGATACCCGGTTGGACAGTAGAGCTTTGGATTTGAGAAACCCCAAAATTTCTAATATCTTTATCCTTCGTTCTAATATTTTGAGAATAATCCGAGATTTTTTCTCTGAAAATAAGTTCATAGAGGTGAATACACCAAAAATCATTGGAAGTGCGAGCGAAGGAGGATCAAACCTTTTTTCATTTAATTATTTCAAACGAAAAGGATTTTTGGCTCAAAGCCCTCAGTTGTATAAGGAACAACTGGTATTGTCCTTGGATCGCGTGTTTGAAATAGCACCATATTTCAGAGCTGAAAATTCCCATACTCTTCGACATCTCAATGAATTTTTGAGTGTTGATCTAGAAGCAGCTTACCTTGATTATTATGATATAATGAATTTAATGGAAGAATTAATCAAGAAAATTCTCGTGTATATGAGAGATTCCAATTATTTTGATAATGAGAATCCGCTCTTTAAAGAAAACTCATTAAACGATTTAATTTCAATACCATTTCCAAAGATAAGTTACGATAAATGTTTGGACGAATTAACTAGTGTTGGAGAAAAAGTTACCTTTGGAGATGATTTATCTGATTCTTCTTTAAGAAAGTTAGGGGAAAAATTTGACAAGTTTTATTTCATCGTTGATTGGCCACTTAATCTAAAACCTTTTTACATACACGAGAAGGAATCCAATCCTGCCTTGTCAAAATCATTTGATTTGCAATTTGGCCATCTTGAGCTAGTTTCTGGAGGGACCAGACAACATGATGTGTCGAAACTAAAAAGTCGACTAGCAGAGCAAGGATTATCAGCTGAAAACTTTAAAGATCATTTGAGAGTTTTTGAGTGGGGGATGCCACCACATTCGGGTAGTGGGCTGGGATTTGATAGATTGATGATGGTATTATTAGGTCTTAATAATATTAGAGAGGCAGTTTTATACCCTAGAGATACTTCAAGGATTAGTCCTTGA